GGCACGTACTCCCGCGTTTTGCCTTTTAAATAATTATTGGCATATTGCTCTTTGTATAAATAAGAACTAAATTTGTACTTCACAAACAAGCAATTCACAACCATCAAACAAAAGCCATTCATTCTAAATTTGCATCAATTCAAAAATGGCATCTCTTAATCCATGGGGAAAGCTCGACGAAGTACAAAATGAAAGACTCATGGCACGTCGAAAGACGAGGAAGAGAATCGCAATTATTGCCATATCTTCCATTGTTCTTGTGTCCATCATTGTGGGTGCTGTTGTTGGTGGTGTttccaacaacaaaaacaaaactTCCCAAAATGATAATGTGTCGTCAACTGCCTCAACCATTAGAGCAGTATGCAATCTAACCTTGTATCCAGACTCTTGTATCTCCAGCCTTTCCCCATATGCTGCCAAAGGGAATTCTCTCAAACCTCAAGACATCTACAAGATGTCCATTGTAGTCGCCCTCAACGAGCTCTCTGGTGCCTCCGACAAGTTCTTCAAGAGTGAGAATTTCAAGGACATTAATGATCCGGCAGCTGCCAAAGCTCTCGAGACTTGCCACGAGCTTTTATCCCTTGCGTTTGATCACTTGAATGACACATTGTCAGTTGCTGAAAGCTCGTTACTCGATGCCTTTGATGATCTAAGGACATGGTTGAGTTCTGCAGCGACTTATCAGCAGACTTGCATTGATAGTTTCGAAAATGTCACTTTAAGCAAAGCTGCAGGACAGAATTTCAAGAACTCCACCGAGTACACCAGCAACAGCTTAGCACTTATAAGCTCCTTAGAAAATTCCATTACCAGCTTAGGCGGTGCTATCGGAAAGAGGCGTTTGATGGGATTTGGCAATGATCAGTACCCGAGCTGGTTATCGTCAAATGACAGGAAATTGCTGCAGAAATCAGCAGCAAAGATAAAGGTGAATGTAGTAGTGGCTAGAGATGGTTCAGGGAAGTACAAGACCATTAAGGCTGCACTAAAAGCTGCACCAGAGAAGAGCAAGAAGAGATTTGTGATCTATGTGAAAAAGGGTATTTACAAAGAGAATGTGAGGATTGAGAAGACTAAATGGAACATTATGATCATTGGTGATGGTAAAGATGCTACCATCGTTACTGGTAACCGTAACTTCATTGATGGAACACCTACATTCCAAAGTGCCACATTCGGTAAGTCTCTTCTCAATCTTCTTTGCTACAATTCTATTTCTTATTATTGTTGCAAACTTGATAGTAACTTCTCTGTTTCATTTTGTATGACACACTCTTTTCCCTTTAATACGGTCTAGAAAGAATGATATCTTCCTGATTATATTTATAAACTCTCTaattttaaacttctcattttaccgtTAATGATCACTTATAGGGAAAAAGACCTCCTACATTTCAACAAGTTTGTAGTCTAACCATTCTAACATCTTTTTACAGCGGTGTTTGGTAAGGGATTTGTGGCTCGCGATATTGGATTCGTTAACACAGCTGGTGCAGCCAAGCATCAAGCAGTTGCCTTGATGTCAACCGCAGATGAATCAGTCTTCTACCGCTGCAAAATGGAAGCTTTCCAAGACACTCTTTACCCTCATTCCAACAGACAATTCTACAGAGAATGCGATATCTATGGAACAGTCGACTTCATTTTCGGAAACTCAGCCGTAGTCCTCCAGAACTGCAACATTCGTCCAAGAAAACCAATGAGTGGGCAACAAAATACCATCACAGCTCAAGGCAAAGTTGATCCAAACCAAAACACTGGAATTTCAATCCAGAACTGTACCGTTAAGCCCTGGGGAAACCTTACTGGCATCAACACTTTCTTAGGGAGGCCATGGAAGAATTACTCAACAACTGTTTTCATGCAATCAAACTTGGGAGGATTCATTCATCCAACTGGATGGATGCCATGGGTTGGAACCACAGCTCCAAATACCATATTTTATGCTGAGTATAAAAACATTGGAGCTGGGGCTAACACAAAGAACAGAGTTAATTGGAAAGGCTTGAAATTGAGACTTACAAGCAAAATAGTAAGCAAGTTTACAGTTAAACCTTTCATTCAGGGAGACAAATGGCTTCCGGCAGCCGGGGTTCCATTTAAGGCTGGCCTTTGAGAGTTCATAAACACTACTTGCATTGTTACATTCTTTTGTTTTTGTCTTTGTTTATGTTttctttaattttgttttgaagcATATATCTTCTGCTGATTTGATTTGCTCTTTCAGTGGGGCTTTTGTTACACAAGAATTATTTGTCAAATTGATTCAATTTTAAATGAGAATTAACAACAATTCCAAATGGAATGAACATGAGATGAGTTTCTTCATCTTTAATCTTTTTCTTGTCAATATCTCTGATCAACGAAGTTAGTTTTATTGACTAACCTTTTATCACCTCAAATTTTGAAGGGACCGTCTGATATCTAGTTGAAAAGTTTAAAGGTATACTTTATACAAATAGAACATAAAGGATTTCACCTTTGTAATTCTGATTTAACAAAAGTTCAGATCCTTTTTCTTTCAATTGAATTTGATCTCTTGCTTGCGTCTGTTAGATTTTTTCTGCAAGTTTTTGCAAAAAGTGTGTTTGGTGAAACCTGTTATTTTTTTCAGAATTTACAaacaaacgaaaaaaaaaaactaaaaggaAAGATGACATGATGTGTTTCATGTGACTACAATTAACGTTTAAAACAAAGTATGATACTCATAATTGTTTGAGAAATAATTA
Above is a genomic segment from Lycium barbarum isolate Lr01 chromosome 12, ASM1917538v2, whole genome shotgun sequence containing:
- the LOC132623214 gene encoding probable pectinesterase/pectinesterase inhibitor 46, with the translated sequence MASLNPWGKLDEVQNERLMARRKTRKRIAIIAISSIVLVSIIVGAVVGGVSNNKNKTSQNDNVSSTASTIRAVCNLTLYPDSCISSLSPYAAKGNSLKPQDIYKMSIVVALNELSGASDKFFKSENFKDINDPAAAKALETCHELLSLAFDHLNDTLSVAESSLLDAFDDLRTWLSSAATYQQTCIDSFENVTLSKAAGQNFKNSTEYTSNSLALISSLENSITSLGGAIGKRRLMGFGNDQYPSWLSSNDRKLLQKSAAKIKVNVVVARDGSGKYKTIKAALKAAPEKSKKRFVIYVKKGIYKENVRIEKTKWNIMIIGDGKDATIVTGNRNFIDGTPTFQSATFAVFGKGFVARDIGFVNTAGAAKHQAVALMSTADESVFYRCKMEAFQDTLYPHSNRQFYRECDIYGTVDFIFGNSAVVLQNCNIRPRKPMSGQQNTITAQGKVDPNQNTGISIQNCTVKPWGNLTGINTFLGRPWKNYSTTVFMQSNLGGFIHPTGWMPWVGTTAPNTIFYAEYKNIGAGANTKNRVNWKGLKLRLTSKIVSKFTVKPFIQGDKWLPAAGVPFKAGL